DNA from Deltaproteobacteria bacterium:
CACCCTAAGAGCTCGCCGCAGATCTCTCTCCACGGGGGAGAGGCAGAAAGTCTATATCGAAGCAATCCCTGATTTCCTCCCTCTCCAGAAATGCCTGCATCTTCTCCCGCATCATGTCCTCAAGGGATACCACTCGTACTAAGACCTGATGCCATGAGTAACGACTGAAGGCGATGGCGTCCTCAGTTTTGACCCTTTTTATCTCCTTTCGAATCTCCACCTTGAGGCCTCGAGGGTAATCCGAAGAAGAAATCTCAAAGAGTAGGGTGTAATGTTTTTGTGCGGTATCTTTTAAGCGATAGAATTGGGAGAGTGTTCCCTTGCATGAAAGAAAAAAAGTCTCAGGTTCTACCTCCCTCCTAAACCAGAAATCCAAGTCGATGGAAAACCTGTTCAGACCATAGCAAAGCCTGAGCATGGAACCCCCGGCAAAGACAAGGGGGGAAAGCAGTTTTGCACTGTTCATCCTGTCCAGCACCTCTATCTCGAATCTCTCTTGAGCTATCAAGTCGCCCATATCTCTGAAACCAGACTCTTCGTCCTTTCAGGATAATATCTGATCCATCTCTCAATCCCTTCTCTCTCCAGCTTCCCCAGATCGAGAGCCGGAATGTCGAGGGAATACCTACCAACAGAAAAGAGATAGAGGCTGTCCAGAAAGGCCTTTTCTCTCTCTGCTATGAAGAAACCGTCCTCGTTCCGGAATCCGAGATAGAGGTGTTTGGCTATTTTGTAGTAGCGGAATTCCACACCGTCAACGGATAAGCGCTTAGTCCTCTTGAGAGAGGCGCTCTCCCACACCATCCTCGGAACCTGGGTTGTTACTTCATAGTACACAAGGGCGCTGAGAAAGGATATGTATGAGGGGACTTGGAGGAAATTGGCCAAGGAGATAAAGTCATCACGCCCCAGATTTCTCCACCTTTCTGCCAAGATATAAACATTGCGCTTGAGCCTGATGAAGAGTCCCTTTTGGGCATACCTCGAACAGAGGACATGGGCTGAAGAGGTTTTGATGCCCAGAAACTCAGCCACATCCTCCACGCCGAAAAAGAGCCTATCTCCTAGAGACCTTAAAAAAGGATAGTTCATCTAAATATATATACTTAACATTTTTGTTAAGTATATATATTTAGAGTTCGGTGTCAAGCATTTTTTTCAGCTCTCGGCGTAGAGAAATCCGGGCACAAAGAGGAGGGATAAAGCATTCCAGCTATCTTCCGCCAGAGACGCTGAAGGTCAAAATCTCCAGGGTCACATCGAGGCTGCCGGGGGAGCGGGCCGTGGACCTGATCTTGAGCCTCTTTATTCGGAAGGGTAGAGAGGCGTTTTCTATCTCGTAGAGATAGGATACCACCTCCTTTAACCCCGCCCCCTTGAACCTCAACTGCACAGGGACGACGGTATAGCGTGGGGTGGAGATGGGGGAGAGGGGCTTCATCTGCTGGATCCGATCCCTTAGGCCCGCACTTCTGGCCAATTGCTCCAGTTGAGATAAGGGTGAGACAGACCCCCCGGCGGCGGAGAGCCGGCTGACGATCTCATCCTCAGAGGCCTTCAACGTGCGATATTCCTCTTTCAGCAGGAGGAGTTCCTGCAGTTGCATCTCCTTTTGGGCGATGAGGCGGCTCAGCAACCTGGATCTTTCCAGCGCAGGTGAGATAACGAAATAGTAGCCCAAAAGGCCGATGATGAAGATGGCGGCGCCTCCGATCAGGACCTTTTCCCGCTGGGTGAGGTTCTTTATCGTCTTTATCGTTTTAATCATTTTAGGTTCTTCTCCAAAAAAGTTGCCAAAAAGGGTTTAAGGATTCGAGGATTCAAGGGTTCGAGTGTTTGTTCTCTAAAGATTTAATGAGTGCCTTGAGCATCCTCTCAACATCTCCTATATCTCTCTGAAGATTCTTTAGATCATCCGGTTCAATGTAGCCCAAATCACCCGATAACAAGATCTGAGTCTCCAACTCACAGTTGGAACCATAAGCTATGTATAATGCCTGCATATATTCTGGTGTCGTCTTCCTTCCATACCCCTCTGCTATAATTGATGGAACTGATACAGCAGCCCTCCTTATCTGTGATACTAACCCATACCTCTCCTCCTTCGGAAAACCTTTGGTAATCTTATAGATCTCGATACAAAGCTGATAAGCCTTCTGTCAAACTTTTAACTCCTTATAATTATTAAGCATTTCACTTGACCACTGGAATCCTTGAACCCTTGAATCCTATCAATTCCCTATTTTAATCATTTTTCTTCCCTGGCAAGGACCATCCTAAAGAGTACCCCCTTTCCACCCCGCCGGGCGAGCTCCACTTTGCCCACCTTCACATCCTGAAAGAGGGCAGAGGCAGCAAGGGAGCTCTTTACCTCATCCACCATAGCGAAAGAGGGGGCCATCCCCCGCAGGGCGACCCTCCCCTCATCCATGTCCAATTCCACGATCTTCGTCCCCTCAGGGAGGCGTTGAGCGATCTCGCGGAGGATCTTCAGGGGGGTGTATCCGCGGTGAGAGCTAATCTTCACCCCCCGCTCACCCATCCCCCTGACCATCTCCCTGGCTTGCTGGAGTTCATTCACCACCCCCCTTACTTCGGGGAAGGCCTCTTTGAATACCCGCCGCATCTCTCCCTTGAGCATCGTGTAACGCCTCTCCTTGGCTGCAATCCCCAGATAGAAATTTGCCCCGATCAGGACCAAAAGGAGGATAACGGCAGTGGTTATAATAAAGACCTTCTTGCGCAGCGTAGGGGTAAGGGTCTGGGAGGGTTTGGGAATTTTTCCCGCCAGGTCCACCCTACCCTTTTCTCTCCTCAGGCCCCGCAGGGCCAGGCCCAGGGCCACTCCCCCCATCATATTCGCCTCCTCAGGCAGGGTCACGGTGGAGGGGAATTTCTTCAAGAAATCAGGGTAATTCACCTTTACCCCTATTTCTTTCTCCAGGTACCCATCAAGCCCCTCTCTCCGGGAACCTCCTCCGGTGAGCCACACCTCCTCTATCGGCCTTCCCCCTGCGCCAAGATAGGCTTTCATGGTAAAGATCACTTCTTCGAGAGCAGGCCTGATCTCCTCAATTCCATTCCCTCCTCCATCCTCCAGGGGGATGGATCGGGTGAACCGCAGTCCCCCTTTTTGGAAGATGTTCACCGAGATCTTCTCAGCCCCTACATCAAGGAGGACAATACCCCTCTCTTCTTTCACCTCTTCCATCAGGCGGGCCAGGGCCAAGGCGTCGATATCTATCATATCGGGGACCATACCCCCCTCACGCAGGGCGTCCATATAATCCTGCAAGAGCTCCCTCTGTACACATGTGATAATAACAGAGCTCCCTTGGGACGTCCCCTCAAGGAGAGTAAAATCAACCGCCATCTCCTCCAAAGGTGAGATCATAATGGATTCGGCTTCATATGGGATGGCCGCCTCGATCTTGTCCAGTTGGGAGAAGGGGAGTTCAGAGGTGCGAAAGAGGGCCTTATGGCTGGGGAAGGAGGTCACAAAGACATCGCCCTGCAAAGGCCCCTCCGGCGTGATGGAGCGAAGGTCTTCAGCCAGGTCTTCCCAGGTACTCCCCTGGCGCTCCTTTATTAAAAAGCCG
Protein-coding regions in this window:
- a CDS encoding nucleotidyl transferase AbiEii/AbiGii toxin family protein, with the protein product MGDLIAQERFEIEVLDRMNSAKLLSPLVFAGGSMLRLCYGLNRFSIDLDFWFRREVEPETFFLSCKGTLSQFYRLKDTAQKHYTLLFEISSSDYPRGLKVEIRKEIKRVKTEDAIAFSRYSWHQVLVRVVSLEDMMREKMQAFLEREEIRDCFDIDFLPLPRGERSAASS
- a CDS encoding type II secretion system protein M; this encodes MIKTIKTIKNLTQREKVLIGGAAIFIIGLLGYYFVISPALERSRLLSRLIAQKEMQLQELLLLKEEYRTLKASEDEIVSRLSAAGGSVSPLSQLEQLARSAGLRDRIQQMKPLSPISTPRYTVVPVQLRFKGAGLKEVVSYLYEIENASLPFRIKRLKIRSTARSPGSLDVTLEILTFSVSGGR
- the pilM gene encoding pilus assembly protein PilM, whose amino-acid sequence is MALYLPGCRIVGLDAGAHSIKAVQLTTSLTNFKITGFLIKERQGSTWEDLAEDLRSITPEGPLQGDVFVTSFPSHKALFRTSELPFSQLDKIEAAIPYEAESIMISPLEEMAVDFTLLEGTSQGSSVIITCVQRELLQDYMDALREGGMVPDMIDIDALALARLMEEVKEERGIVLLDVGAEKISVNIFQKGGLRFTRSIPLEDGGGNGIEEIRPALEEVIFTMKAYLGAGGRPIEEVWLTGGGSRREGLDGYLEKEIGVKVNYPDFLKKFPSTVTLPEEANMMGGVALGLALRGLRREKGRVDLAGKIPKPSQTLTPTLRKKVFIITTAVILLLVLIGANFYLGIAAKERRYTMLKGEMRRVFKEAFPEVRGVVNELQQAREMVRGMGERGVKISSHRGYTPLKILREIAQRLPEGTKIVELDMDEGRVALRGMAPSFAMVDEVKSSLAASALFQDVKVGKVELARRGGKGVLFRMVLAREEK